In Spinacia oleracea cultivar Varoflay chromosome 5, BTI_SOV_V1, whole genome shotgun sequence, a single window of DNA contains:
- the LOC110805024 gene encoding light-mediated development protein DET1, which yields MFRSNNLVARLFERQTHRSTPGTNIHRARQFYENLVPSYTIYDVECPDHSFRKFTEDGQYLISFSRNYQELIVYRPSWLSFSCCGEECDVHDLPPRANKFSSFFTQLYCVSLASSNELICKDFFLYMESNRFGLFATSTAQVHDAPATGGAVQGVPSIEKITFHLLRLEDGIILDKKVFHNDFINLAHNMGVYLYEDLVAVVSLRYQTIHIIQVRESGNLVDVHAIGEFCRDDDELFLHSSAQCGTINENSRQKQALLNSNEGVPNSGHSTTPNVFLSGIKQRLLSFIFQGIWNEEADETNRVQRLKKKFYFHFQDYVDLIIWKVQFLDRHHLLIKFGSVDGGVSRNADHHPAFFAIYNMEAAEFVAFYQNSADELYFLLEKFADHFYTPPNNSLHTNFISSHSNNLNACEQLTCLKNKSVSFSQFVKKTLVSLPFTCQSQSPSPYFDQSLFRFDEKLISATDRHRQSTDHPIKFISRRQPKIPKFKIKPGPEAGNTDARAKKVSSFLFHPILPLVISIQQTMFLQFSVVNIHFRK from the exons ATGTTTAGAAGCAACAATCTTGTTGCTAGATTGTTTGAACGCCAGACTCATCGTTCTACTCCTGGCACCAAT ATTCATCGCGCTAGGCAATTTTATGAGAATCTCGTGCCAAGTTATACCATTTATGACGTGGAATGCCCGGATCATTCTTTCCGCAAATTCACTGAAGATGGTCAGTACCTGATAAGCTTCAGTAGGAACTACCAAGAGCTTATTGTTTATAGACCATcatggttgtcattttcatgttGCGGTGAAGAGTGTGATGTTCATGACCTCCCACCGAGAGCGAACAAGTTCAGTAGCTTCTTCACACAGTTATACTGTGTATCACTTGCATCAAGCAATGAGCTTATTTGCAAAGACTTTTTTCTATATATGGAGAGTAATCGATTTGGACTCTTCGCAACTTCTACTGCACAAGTTCACGATGCTCCGGCCACCGGAGGTGCTGTACAAGGTGTTCCATCTATAGAAAAGATAACCTTTCACCTACTGAG ATTGGAAGATGGCATTATATTGGACAAGAAGGTCTTTCACAATGATTTTATTAACTTGGCACATAATATGGGTGTGTATCTATATGAAGATCTGGTCGCTGTTGTGTCTCTCCGCTATCAGACTATACATATTATCCAAGTAAGGGAATCTGGAAACCTTGTTGATGTGCATGCGATTGGAGAATTTTGTCGAGATGATGACGAACTCTTCCTGCATTCAAGTGCTCAG TGTGGAACAATAAATGAGAATAGTAGACAGAAGCAAGCCCTTCTGAACAGCAATGAAGGTGTTCCCAACAGTGGTCATTCTACGACACCAAACGTTTTCCTCAGTGGCATCAAACAGAGGTTACTTTCGTTCATATTTCAAGGGATATGGAATGAAGAAGCGGATGAAACAAAT AGGGTCCAACGGTTGAAGAAGAAGttctattttcattttcaagattATGTTGACTTGATAATATGGAAG GTTCAATTCTTGGACAGACATCACTTGTTGATCAAATTTGGCAGTGTGGATGGAGGG GTCTCCCGAAATGCGGACCACCATCCTGCCTTCTTTGCTATATATAATATGGAGGCTGCGGAATTTGTAGCATTTTACCAG AATTCGGCAGATGAGCTTTATTTTTTGCTCGAGAAATTTGCTGACCATTTTTACACGCCTCCGAACAATTCATTGCATACGAATTTCATATCATCTCATTCAAATAACCTCAATGCCTGTGAGCAATTAACCTGCTTGAAAAATAAGTCCGTCAGTTTTTCTCAG TTTGTGAAGAAAACATTGGTGTCTTTACCTTTCACTTGTCAGTCGCAGAGTCCGTCTCCGTATTTTGATCAGTCCCTTTTTCGGTTTGATGAGAAG CTGATTTCGGCAACTGATCGACATAGACAATCCACAGACCATCCCATTAAATTTATCTCAAGGAGGCAACCCAagattccaaaattcaagattaaaCCAG GTCCAGAAGCTGGGAATACAGATGCTCGGGCAAAGAAGGTATCCTCGTTCCTGTTCCATCCAATTCTACCTCTTGTCATATCCATTCAGCAAACTATGTTCTTACAGTTCTCAGTTGTGAATATTCACTTCCGGAAATGA